In the genome of Paenibacillus sp. GP183, the window ATCCTTGTCTTGGTGCTATTACTCAGCTATGGTTGGATGGTAGTGTGGCGGCGGAGATTGGATGAACGAAGTCCTCTCAAGGAGTTCACCTATCAGGCTGTTGTCGACATTTATTTTACGACCTTATGGTATTCTTACTTTTTGTCTCCGGCACATCTGTAAAATAAAAATAAGGAGAATGAAGATGATCAGGATAAAAAGAACTACTTCAGAAAACCCTGATTTTAGCAGTCTAATAGAATTACTGGATAAAGATTTGTGGAATCGATATCCTGAAACACAACAAAATTTTATTGCTTTTAACTTAATCAAACTAGATGCAAATGTAGTTGTTGCTTATGATGATGACGATCCTGTGGGTTGTGGTTGTTTTAGAGTCACCGAAAATGAAAGGATAGTCGAAATTAAAAGAATGTATGTAAAAGCAGAAAAAAGGGGAAAGGGCATTGCCAAAGCCATACTCATGGAGCTTGAAGCATGGGCATTGGAAGAAGGGAAAATTGGTGCAGAATTGGAAACTGGGATAAATAGCCCGGAAGCCATAGCTTTATACAAGAAATTAGGATATGAACAAATTGCAAATTATGGGCCCTATGTAAATAATAAAGATAGTATTTGTATGAGGAAGGACTTATCAAAGAAATCTTCATGAAAGGAGAAAGCCTATGTGCCGAAACATCAAGACACTATATAACTTCGACCCCCCAGCTACCAACGATGAGATTCAGGCGGCCTCGCTCCAATTCGTGAGAAAGCTTACAGGCTTCAACGAGCCTTCGAAAGCGAACGAGGAGGCGTTTAATCGTGCTGTCAAGGACGTGGCCTTGGTCGCCCGGAATCTGTTGGACTCGATGGTAACCAATGCCGAACCCCGCAATCGCGATGTCGAAATCGCTCGCGCTCGCGCTAGAGCTGCGAAAAGGTTCGGAACGGGAATGAATTAAAACCCGGTTAAAGATAGCAATCCATAAGAAATCAGATCATAAGTTACATGCTAAACTAGTAATTGTGGAAGGCAAAAAAATACTAATTTAATGAGGTGTAATGTATGGGAGTGCAATCGGAGAAAATTTTTGTTAATTTACCAGTTAAGGACCTCAATAAATCTGTCGAATTTTTTACTGAAATTGGCTTTGAATTTAACGCTCAATTTACCGATGAAAATGCAACAAGTATGATTATCAGTGAGAACATCTTCGTCATGCTGTTGGTCGAAAATTTCTTTAAAACTTTCATCAAAAAAGAAATTGCCGATGCAACAAAAAGTACGGAAGTTATTGTGGCGTTATCTGCTGCAAGCAGGGAACAAGTTGATGAGATTGTAAATAAGGCGCTGGCAGCGGGCGGAAAAACTTCAAATGAACCGATGGATCAGGGGTTTATGTATCAACGGAGCTTTCAGGATATTGACGGTCATCAGTGGGAGATCATTTATATGGATCAAAGTGCATTTACTCAAGGATAGTCGAAATTGGGTAGGCAAAAAAGGGGCTTTCCACAATTAAGTGGAAGGCCCTTTTGATTTTCTATGAATTATTCAGTTATCAGCAGCTGCAGTTTAATACAGGCTTACGAGCGGCGAGCGCTTCGTCCATGCGGCTTACAACTGTGGTGTAGGGTGCATTTTTTACGAGATCCGGATTTTCTTCCGCTTCTTGGGCGACCTGGATCATCGTATCGATGAATTGATCAAGTGTTTCCTTGCTCTCGGTCTCCGTCGGCTCGATCATGATGCATTCTTCGACGTTAAGCGGGAAGTAAATGGTCGGCGGATGATAACCGAAATCGAGCAGGCGCTTGGCAATGTCAAGAGTGCGGACACCATGCTTCTTCTGGCGATTGCCGGAAAGCACGAATTCATGCTTGCAAAAACGCGGATGCGGCACATCGAAATAAGGCGTGAGCCGGGCCAGCATGTAGTTGGCATTAAGCACCGCATATTCGGAAACCTTGCGAAGGCCTTCTGGGCCTAAGGTGCGAATGTAGGTATAGGCGCGAACGAGAATGCCGAAGTTGCCATAAAAAGATTTGACACGTCCGATGGAGTGCGGAATGTTGTACTCAAAGAAGAAGCTGCCGTCTTCCTTCTTGGCTACAAGCGGAGCGGGAAGGAAGGGGATGAGCTTTTCTTTTACACCTACCGGACCAGCTCCAGGGCCTCCGCCGCCGTGAGGGGTGCTCATGGTTTTGTGCAAGTTCAGATGGACGACGTCGAAGCCCATATCTCCAGGACGAGTAATCCCCATGATAGCGTTGGCGTTAGCACCATCGTAATAGAGGAGTCCCCCTGCAGCATGCACAATCTCGGCGATTTCGACGATTTGCTCCTCAAAGAGACCGAGTGTGTTCGGATTCGTCAGCATCAGGGCGGCAGTATCCTGACCGACAGCAGCTCTCAGCTCATCGAGGTTGACGAGACCGCGTTCGTTGGATTTGATCGTCACGGTTTGAAAGCCGGCAACGGTAGCACTGGCTGGATTGGTGCCGTGAGCGGAATCAGGCACGATGACCTTCGTTCTGTGGTCGCCGCGGCTTTCGTGATAGGAGCGGATCATCATCAGTCCAGTCCATTCCCCATGGGCACCAGCAGCGGGCTGCAGCGTTACTTGATCCATCCCCGTGATGGCTT includes:
- a CDS encoding GNAT family N-acetyltransferase, translated to MIRIKRTTSENPDFSSLIELLDKDLWNRYPETQQNFIAFNLIKLDANVVVAYDDDDPVGCGCFRVTENERIVEIKRMYVKAEKRGKGIAKAILMELEAWALEEGKIGAELETGINSPEAIALYKKLGYEQIANYGPYVNNKDSICMRKDLSKKSS
- the gcvPB gene encoding aminomethyl-transferring glycine dehydrogenase subunit GcvPB; amino-acid sequence: MIDINQNGKSLIFEMSHPGRVAYALPESDVPEIGFSDLIPEKFQRKNPAELPEVYEVDVIRHYTALSRRNFGIDNGFYPLGSCTMKYNPKINEDVARFPGFAKIHPYQPEESLQGAMELLYNLQNDLEAITGMDQVTLQPAAGAHGEWTGLMMIRSYHESRGDHRTKVIVPDSAHGTNPASATVAGFQTVTIKSNERGLVNLDELRAAVGQDTAALMLTNPNTLGLFEEQIVEIAEIVHAAGGLLYYDGANANAIMGITRPGDMGFDVVHLNLHKTMSTPHGGGGPGAGPVGVKEKLIPFLPAPLVAKKEDGSFFFEYNIPHSIGRVKSFYGNFGILVRAYTYIRTLGPEGLRKVSEYAVLNANYMLARLTPYFDVPHPRFCKHEFVLSGNRQKKHGVRTLDIAKRLLDFGYHPPTIYFPLNVEECIMIEPTETESKETLDQFIDTMIQVAQEAEENPDLVKNAPYTTVVSRMDEALAARKPVLNCSC
- a CDS encoding VOC family protein, which produces MGVQSEKIFVNLPVKDLNKSVEFFTEIGFEFNAQFTDENATSMIISENIFVMLLVENFFKTFIKKEIADATKSTEVIVALSAASREQVDEIVNKALAAGGKTSNEPMDQGFMYQRSFQDIDGHQWEIIYMDQSAFTQG
- a CDS encoding DUF2277 domain-containing protein; translated protein: MCRNIKTLYNFDPPATNDEIQAASLQFVRKLTGFNEPSKANEEAFNRAVKDVALVARNLLDSMVTNAEPRNRDVEIARARARAAKRFGTGMN